One window of Siniperca chuatsi isolate FFG_IHB_CAS linkage group LG15, ASM2008510v1, whole genome shotgun sequence genomic DNA carries:
- the LOC122862296 gene encoding putative E3 ubiquitin-protein ligase UBR7 — protein MAANKDDSDIDDILANEEELEKAFCVLAGSDPEKCSYSRGYVKRQAVFACNTCTPSAAEPAGICLACANKCHDGHDIFELYTKRNFRCDCGNSKFGEFECQLTPAKDEGNVRNHYNHNFSGCYCTCDRPYPDTDDQANDEMIQCVICEDWFHSRHLGCTIVEPEELQEMVCEACMNKVPFLWTYAAHFAVPPVISVSHPEEEVEVDVEEGAEKEEASEPGQSGNEEPSTSAEHTKQEEAANRSSPCKRTHEEMRGSPAKATTKTETCRLNELQAQGLERLRQGAVFWPYSWRSELCTCTSCKKAYVAAEVQFLMDQSDTILAYENKGLDEPFGQHPLMALTNSMDRIQQLEVIYGFNELTTSITAFLDQCVAERKTVTVEAVHQFFEELRARKRRRTNTGYQ, from the exons ATGGCAGCAAATAAAGACGACTCAGACATTGACGATATTCTCGCCAACGAGGAAGAGCTCGAGAAGGCTTTTTGTGTGCTGGCTGGAAGCGACCCAGAAAAATGCTCTTATTCCCGG GGCTATGTGAAGAGACAGGCTGTGTTTGCTTGCAACACCTGCACACCCAGTGCTGCAGAGCCTGCAGGGATCTGTCTGGCCTGTGCCAATAAATGCCACGATGGACATGATATCTTTGAACTGTATACCAAAAG AAATTTTCGCTGTGATTGTGGAAATAGCAAATTTGGGGAATTCGAGTGCCAACTAACTCCT GCCAAAGATGAGGGAAATGTCAGAAATCACTACAATCACAACTTCAGTGGCTGCTACTGCACGTGTGACCGGCCGTACCCAGACACAGACGACCAG GCCAACGATGAGATGATTCAGTGTGTCATCTGTGAGGATTGGTTTCATAGCAGG CACCTGGGCTGCACTATAGTCGAACCTGAGGAGCTACAAGAGATGGTATGTGAGGCCTGCATGAACAAGGTTCCTTTCTTATGGACGTATGCTGCTCACTTTGCAG TACCACCTGTGATCAGCGTCAGTCATCCTGAGGAGGAGGTAGAAGTCGATGTCGAGGAAGGAGCAGAAAAGGAAGAAGCCTCTGAGCCCGGTCAAAGTGGGAATGAGGAACCGTCTACCAGTGCTGAGCACACAAAGCAAGAA GAAGCGGCAAACAGGAGTTCCCCTTGCAAACGGACGCACGAGGAAATGAGAGGCAGCCCTGCAAAGGCCACAACCAAAACTGAGACGTGCAGGCTGAATGAGCTGCAGGCCCAGGGGCTGGAGAGGCTGAGACAAGGAGCGGTGTTCTGGCCTTACAGTTGGCGCTCCGAGCTCTGCACCTGTACAAGCTGCAAG AAAGCCTATGTGGCTGCAGAGGTGCAGTTTCTCATGGATCAGTCTGACACCATTCTGGCCTACGAGAACAAAGGCTTGGATGAGCCGTTTGGGCAGCACCCGTTGATGGCACTGACAAACTCGATGGACCGTATACAGCAGCTGGAGGTCATTTACG GTTTCAATGAGCTGACAACTTCGATCACTGCTTTTTTAGACCAGTGTGTTGCTGAAAGAAAG ACGGTCACAGTCGAAGCAGTACATCAGTTCTTTGAGGAGCTGCGGGCTAGAAAAAGACGCAGAACCAATACAGGATACCAGTAA